Part of the Acomys russatus chromosome 19, mAcoRus1.1, whole genome shotgun sequence genome, GGCCGAATGAGCGTGGCCATTTTCTTGCCGAGCTCCCGAAGTTCCAGGACGTCTCTGTGGAGGCCGTGGATGCCAGCGGCTGTGCCATCAACTACCAGGGCATGAGTAACCTCTGTGAGTGGCCCGGGACGGGTGGCTTTCCCTTCGGTGTTGGACTCCAGAAAGTCCCCAGTGCCACATGCTTTCTCATCCAGCAGTGCCCCTGAAAGAGCTGCGCTACCTGTCACTGCAGCGCTGCCCCTACGTGGATGACTGGTGCCTCAGCCGCCTCTACGTACTGGCTGGCTCACTGCAGGAGCTCTCGCTGGCCGGGTGCCCTCAGGTCTCAGAACGGGGCCTTGcctgcctccaccacctccaGTAAGATCTTCTATTGCCTAACGCAGCAGAGTCAGGAGGGGACCCTAGGCGCTCCTAGCCATCTGCCTGTACCCTCCCTGTCATGATAGTGCCTGTGGTAGGTGATGAAGTCCAGGTCTTCAGAAGGATGAACTGACTCCTGGCTTTGCTTCCTTTATATACGGATGGAAACTCCATGGTAGTCTCATTGTTGTAGGAGAGTAGAAGCCAAAGAAAGTATTTATAGTTAGCAGTGAATTTTTCATACTTAGTTAGCTGTGAAGTTTCACTAGAGTGCCAGGggtgtgcctcagtggtagagcccctgcctagaatcccccagtggggggctgggggcgtggctcagtggtagagcccctgcctagaatcccccagtgaggggctggagtgtggctcagtggtagagcccctgcctagaatcccccagtgaggggctgggggtgtggctcagtggtagagcccctgcctagaatcccccagtgaggggctggagtgtggctcagtggtagagcccctgcctagaatcccccagtgaggggctgggggcgtggctgagtggtagagcctctgcgtagaatcccccagtgaggcactgggggtgtggctcagtggtagagcccctgcctagaatcccccagtgaggggctgggggcgtggctcagtggtagagcctctgcctagaatcccccagtgaggggctgggggtgtggctgagtggtagagctcctgcctagaatcccccagtgaggcactgggggtgtggctcagtggtagagcccctgcctagaatcccccagtgaggggctgggggtgtggctgagtggtagagctcctgcctagaatcccccagtgaggggctaggggtgtggctcagtggtagagcccctgcctagaatcccccagtgaggggctgggggcgtggctcagtggtagagcccctgcctagaatcccccagtgaggggctaggggcgtggctcagtggtagagcctctgcctagaatcccccagtgaggggctggggcgtggctcagtggtagagcccctgcctagaatcccccagtgaggggctggggcgtggctcagtggtagaagacataaagccctggattccatccttagcaagcacacatgcagatacacacatagaataaaaagagaaactacCAGTTGAAATTATGGTCAGAATCCACCCTCAACACACAAACAGTCCTATGCACGGATGCCACTCTCACATCTGTCCTTTTCATCCCTCAGGAACCTCCGCAGGCTGGACATCTCAGACCTCCCTGCCGTGTCCCACCCAGGCCTCACTCAGATACTGGTGGAAGAGATGTTGCCCCATTGTGAGGTCCTTGGAGCTGACTGGGCCCAGAATCTGAAGGCGGGGCCAGACCAGCAGCCCCAGAACACATCTAGCCCCCTCTCTTCCTAGTGTGGCCCCGTCCCTGTCGGGTCTGCGGGCTCTGGGGAGTGTCTGACGTCTTTTCACACGCAGGCTTCCACTGGAGTTGAACCCAGAAGAACATTGGCAAGACTGACAGGACATTGCCTTGTTTCTGCCTGCGACTGCTGCCGGGGCAGACAGCCCTCTGTGCTGTGCAGCTCCATAGTTTCTCATCCCTGTGGAGAAGATGCCCCCACATGTGTCGACAGAGACCGTGGCTGACATGTGATAACTATTCCTTGTGCAGGGCCGGTCCCCACTGCAGGTGGCCAGCGTCCTGGGCCCACATTGATTAAAGACCAGCAGCAGCACCCCAAGCCCCATGGCGATGTCTGTTGGCTTACTGACTTGTACCCTCAAAGGCAGGGGTTCCCCGCCACCCCGCTCTGTGAGAGTAGAGATGAGCCGCTGGGAGAAGGTTCCTGTCAGCTGGCACGACAGACTTTGTCAGTAGAGGGTGCTGGACAGAACGCAAACGGAAGGTAAGGACTGTGCAGGGAGCGTaaagtgtagtgtgtgtgggtaCCTGGGTGCCGCAGGgtctgcttccccagcacccGCTCCCGGATTGCTGGGTGGTCAGCAGCTTCCCCTGGCACCCTCATCCGTGAGCGAGTGCTGGGACCCGTGTTCCCAGTGGCGCTCATGACACCGGCACACTGTTCAAATGTGTGACTCTTATTAAACTTTCCCTGTTCGTGTTACCTTGTGACTTTTCGTCCCAGCTGGATCCACATGGCACCCGATCCATAGTTGTGGGGATAAAAGTTCAAGTGGGTTTGGGAGGGCTGCGTCTTCGGGCATGAGCATGGCAGTAAGCTCCTTGCCGTAAACACAAAAATGGGATGCCAGAAATCCTGGCGTGCAGGTCATCTCAGACAATTTGGCAGATGCCAACTGCCTGTGCC contains:
- the Dmac2 gene encoding distal membrane-arm assembly complex protein 2 → MAAPRAGGIQLQAQSQSLPSPSQFLRLVAQERGIHSMRESVTPGSREKRRTLLQFLTDHFQDVQTLREYWLQKQILKVNQENRHFTAIQNKYGPYVAGALFVLKQGGAVKFQDQEWIRPNERGHFLAELPKFQDVSVEAVDASGCAINYQGMSNLLPLKELRYLSLQRCPYVDDWCLSRLYVLAGSLQELSLAGCPQVSERGLACLHHLQNLRRLDISDLPAVSHPGLTQILVEEMLPHCEVLGADWAQNLKAGPDQQPQNTSSPLSS